A window of Calliopsis andreniformis isolate RMS-2024a chromosome 3, iyCalAndr_principal, whole genome shotgun sequence contains these coding sequences:
- the LOC143188718 gene encoding uncharacterized protein LOC143188718 isoform X1 → MNRATSRAHAVINTHPQTTLVGGTMQTEEVVARAQSTGIDGGPTDSTSLQHHLHHSSHIKCPLPPLLQMAVKQEPQEEEERSRDTNALSPQVDADTSPTSVDGKHGHGHETGHHQIQELDEGPGQTVSDLNSKGRPSRGRRKSRWKLKFHHQALPPEYLDHYEASLAQEALNSSPTHMVEPTVPSPAPTSSTSTPSPVADVHGWLQRIVAMQQELCPQISSPQCPTVASNQPSGSRRSVITSTSSHGFNASHHNHNQPQQQSQASSRPPMKYSDLPYMGEITLDNSKPRRGRKPKKADICHLIYKNYGTILPGTPGHEERRLSPRDKLDCRERVSPQIPFQRTDVQNRISSLLEKRLTQESRRSFGLMENPKEQDEPLNLCIRDLNQLKIRLLRKHGNVYESGQVKSETSSDGEDVECIGTTFPSEQGYRPGDPLSRNNSNVNHNNNIIDPMLGANPGFVYWPNAGVFIHPMALQSQLLYYQKMANDKCYPRTVDQPPKEQKIVPKSIYSMMETKSPPLVSPAAPPTPQTPLPPPVSPRPKRNAPVGQSQGQPTKRKRSAIFIPPMPTENNNPATEVSICKFKFTGGAKPSLQEKKSLSVDSGGNFRYYSGTGDKSMRGYEFFPREALQQSAGQSGSSTGAFLSAAGERIQPIPCQRAANQEEGRRKRKTRKSLQREKLEQTFKEKGFLIQTQQLESAEGATYCKFRQLRKFTRYLFRSWKDYLPGNVRELTGVADGEMPEGDVESDSNVLPSPVPHPNMVDVSTAFVDEHRALPLT, encoded by the exons ATGAATCGGGCCACCTCCCGCGCACACGCCGTTATTAATACCCATCCACAGACTACTCTCGTCG GGGGCACTATGCAGACCGAGGAAGTCGTGGCTCGCGCACAATCTACTGGTATAGACGGTGGCCCCACGGACAGCACCTCTTTGCAGCATCATCTGCATCACTCGTCGCACATCAAGTGTCCGCTGCCACCTCTGCTTCAGATGGCGGTCAAGCAGGAGCCTCAGGAGGAGGAGGAACGGAGTCGTGACACGAATGCGTTGAG TCCGCAAGTAGATGCAGACACCTCTCCGACGTCTGTGGATGGCAAGCACGGGCACGGGCATGAAACGGGTCACCATCAGATCCAGGAACTCGATGAAGGCCCAGGACAGACTGTTTCGGACTTAAATAGCAAGGGAAGGCCAAG TCGTGGACGCAGAAAATCGCGATGGAAGCTGAAGTTCCACCACCAAGCACTGCCACCAGAGTATCTGGACCACTACGAAGCGTCGCTAGCTCAAGAAGCTCTGAACTCGTCGCCGACGCACATGGTGGAGCCGACGGTGCCAAGTCCAGCGCCGACGAGCTCGACCTCGACGCCAAGCCCCGTGGCAGATGTACACGGCTGGCTGCAACGCATCGTCGCGATGCAACAGGAGCTCTGCCCCCAGATCTCGTCGCCGCAGTGTCCGACAGTGGCCTCGAATCAGCCATCGGGCTCCAGGAGGTCGGTGATTACGTCTACCTCCTCCCATGGGTTTAACGCGAGCCACCATAATCACAATCAGCCGCAGCAGCAATCTCAAGCGTCCAGCAGACCGCCGATGAAGTACTCGGATCTGCCTTACATGGGCGAGATCACGCTGGACAACAGTAAACCACGTCGAGGTAGGAAGCCTAAGAAGGCGGACATATGCCACTTGATTTACAAGAACTATGGCACTATACTGCCTGGGACACCTGGCCACGAGGAGAGGAGGCTGTCGCCGAGGGACAAGCTCGACTGTCGTGAAAGAGTCTCGCCACAGATCCCCTTCCAGAGGACGGACGTTCAGAACAGGATCAGCAGCTTGCTGGAGAAGAGGCTGACGCAGGAGTCGCGTCGGAGCTTCGGGCTGATGGAGAACCCGAAGGAGCAGGACGAGCCACTGAACCTCTGCATCAGAGACCTGAATCAACTGAAGATCAGACTGCTACGGAAGCACGGTAACGTGTACGAGTCGGGGCAAGTGAAGAGCGAGACTTCGAGCGACGGCGAGGACGTCGAGTGCATAGGCACGACGTTCCCTTCGGAGCAGGGTTATCGCCCAGGCGATCCGCTCAGTCGTAATAACAGCAACGTGAACCATAACAATAACATAATCGACCCCATGCTGGGTGCCAATCCTGGCTTCGTCTACTGGCCAAACGCAGGCGTGTTCATTCACCCCATGGCGCTGCAGTCCCAGCTGCTCTACTACCAAAAAATGGCCAACGACAAGTGCTACCCTAGGACAGTGGACCAGCCTCCCAAGGAGCAGAAGATCGTCCCCAAGTCCATCTACTCGATGATGGAGACGAAGAGTCCGCCCTTGGTGTCTCCAGCAGCTCCACCGACCCCTCAAACACCCCTGCCGCCTCCAGTCTCGCCTAGACCGAAGAGGAACGCGCCTGTGGGTCAGAGCCAAGGGCAACCGACCAAGAGGAAGCGCTCCGCGATCTTCATCCCTCCCATGCCGACGGAGAACAACAACCCCGCGACAGAGGTCAGTATTTGCAAGTTCAAGTTCACTGGCGGAGCCAAGCCCAGTCTCCAGGAGAAGAAGAGCCTGTCCGTGGATTCTGGCGGCAACTTCAGGTACTACAGCGGCACGGGGGACAAAAGCATGCGTGGCTACGAGTTCTTCCCTCGGGAGGCGCTTCAGCAGTCAGCTGGACAGTCAGGCTCGTCGACTGGAGCCTTCTTGAGCGCTGCTGGCGAGAGGATCCAGCCGATCCCCTGTCAGAGGGCCGCGAACCAGGAGGAAGGTCGGCGCAAAAGGAAGACTCGCAAGTCCTTGCAGAGGGAGAAGCTCGAGCAGACGTTCAAGGAGAAGGGCTTCCTGATCCAGACCCAGCAGCTGGAGTCCGCGGAGGGGGCGACCTACTGCAAGTTCAGGCAGCTACGGAAGTTCACCAGGTATCTGTTCCGAAGTTGGAAGGACTATCTTCCAGGGAACGTGCGCGAGCTGACAGGCGTCGCGGATGGGGAGATGCCTGAGGGGGATGTCGAGAGCGACTCGAACGTCTTGCCCTCGCCTGTACCCCATCCTAATATGGTGGACGTGTCGACCGCGTTCGTCGATGAGCATCGCGCTCTGCCTCTGACGTGA
- the LOC143177311 gene encoding uncharacterized protein LOC143177311, translating to MCSVSIGRGASRLKTVSQPQCSGICQGDTTNDRVDEICRGVFEGRNRIERLDGAVIHWPDYPSAPRLLGHAPTRRVVAPCVRRKQNPPTLPRTVSQVTCDGKRAFRQHERSLLEDLPSEINPGLRTIRSQGDTWPLPKSPPFILLSRGILITSHTKDQRVTAEGTATGHGDDRGAMNPITRFADTCCLTHGAALFGWKNGESAGDELAAEWRRWSSAGRITCAYYYFFCCWRKRRWSFLGLTSKSWLFREYSTVEREVFGNFGILFDEVCVLVYYFSNMEHCHFRRKFSH from the exons ATGTGTTCGGTCTCAATTGGCAGGGGCGCAAGTAGGTTAAAAACGGTAAGTCAGCCGCAATGCTCAGGAATATGTCAAGGCGATACGACGAATGACAGGGTGGACGAAATC tgTCGCGGGGTATTCGAAGGCCGAAATCGAATCGAACGTCTCGATGGGGCCGTGATCCACTGGCCTGATTACCCGAGCGCACCCCGATTACTCGGGCACGCACCCACACGCAGGGTCGTCGCGCCATGTGTACGAAGAAAACAAAATCCACCCACACTGCCGCGAACTGTGTCTCAGGTTACCTGTGACGGGAAACGTGCTTTCCGGCAACATGAACGCTCGCTGCTCGAGGATCTTCCTTCAGAGATAAATCCTGGTCTTCGGACCATTCGTAGCCAAGGGGATACCTGGCCTCTCCCAAAGAGTCCTCCTTTTATTCTGCTCTCCCGCGGAATCTTGATCACTAGCCACACGAAGGATCAGCGTGTAACAGCTGAAGGTACCGCGACGGGGCACGGAGACGATCGAGGTGCGATGAACCCAATCACGCGATTCGCGGACACTTGTTGTCTCACCCACGGAGCGGCACTGTTCGGCTGGAAAAACGGGGAAAGCGCTGGGGACGAGCTGGCCGCGGAATGGAGGCGGTGGTCGAGCGCAGGAAG GATCACTTGTGCCTATTATTATTTCTTTTGCTGTTGGAGGAAACGTCGTTGGTCGTTCTTGGGGCTTACGTCCAAGAGCTGGCTATTTAGGGAGTATTCTACTGTGGAACGCGAGGTTTTCGGGAATTTTGGAATCCTTTTTGATGAAGTTTGTGTACTCGTTTATTATTTTAGTAATATGGAGCACTGTCACTTTAGGAGGAAGTTTTCTCATTAG
- the LOC143188718 gene encoding uncharacterized protein LOC143188718 isoform X2, with translation MNRATSRAHAVINTHPQTTLVGGTMQTEEVVARAQSTGIDGGPTDSTSLQHHLHHSSHIKCPLPPLLQMAVKQEPQEEEERSRDTNALSRGRRKSRWKLKFHHQALPPEYLDHYEASLAQEALNSSPTHMVEPTVPSPAPTSSTSTPSPVADVHGWLQRIVAMQQELCPQISSPQCPTVASNQPSGSRRSVITSTSSHGFNASHHNHNQPQQQSQASSRPPMKYSDLPYMGEITLDNSKPRRGRKPKKADICHLIYKNYGTILPGTPGHEERRLSPRDKLDCRERVSPQIPFQRTDVQNRISSLLEKRLTQESRRSFGLMENPKEQDEPLNLCIRDLNQLKIRLLRKHGNVYESGQVKSETSSDGEDVECIGTTFPSEQGYRPGDPLSRNNSNVNHNNNIIDPMLGANPGFVYWPNAGVFIHPMALQSQLLYYQKMANDKCYPRTVDQPPKEQKIVPKSIYSMMETKSPPLVSPAAPPTPQTPLPPPVSPRPKRNAPVGQSQGQPTKRKRSAIFIPPMPTENNNPATEVSICKFKFTGGAKPSLQEKKSLSVDSGGNFRYYSGTGDKSMRGYEFFPREALQQSAGQSGSSTGAFLSAAGERIQPIPCQRAANQEEGRRKRKTRKSLQREKLEQTFKEKGFLIQTQQLESAEGATYCKFRQLRKFTRYLFRSWKDYLPGNVRELTGVADGEMPEGDVESDSNVLPSPVPHPNMVDVSTAFVDEHRALPLT, from the exons ATGAATCGGGCCACCTCCCGCGCACACGCCGTTATTAATACCCATCCACAGACTACTCTCGTCG GGGGCACTATGCAGACCGAGGAAGTCGTGGCTCGCGCACAATCTACTGGTATAGACGGTGGCCCCACGGACAGCACCTCTTTGCAGCATCATCTGCATCACTCGTCGCACATCAAGTGTCCGCTGCCACCTCTGCTTCAGATGGCGGTCAAGCAGGAGCCTCAGGAGGAGGAGGAACGGAGTCGTGACACGAATGCGTTGAG TCGTGGACGCAGAAAATCGCGATGGAAGCTGAAGTTCCACCACCAAGCACTGCCACCAGAGTATCTGGACCACTACGAAGCGTCGCTAGCTCAAGAAGCTCTGAACTCGTCGCCGACGCACATGGTGGAGCCGACGGTGCCAAGTCCAGCGCCGACGAGCTCGACCTCGACGCCAAGCCCCGTGGCAGATGTACACGGCTGGCTGCAACGCATCGTCGCGATGCAACAGGAGCTCTGCCCCCAGATCTCGTCGCCGCAGTGTCCGACAGTGGCCTCGAATCAGCCATCGGGCTCCAGGAGGTCGGTGATTACGTCTACCTCCTCCCATGGGTTTAACGCGAGCCACCATAATCACAATCAGCCGCAGCAGCAATCTCAAGCGTCCAGCAGACCGCCGATGAAGTACTCGGATCTGCCTTACATGGGCGAGATCACGCTGGACAACAGTAAACCACGTCGAGGTAGGAAGCCTAAGAAGGCGGACATATGCCACTTGATTTACAAGAACTATGGCACTATACTGCCTGGGACACCTGGCCACGAGGAGAGGAGGCTGTCGCCGAGGGACAAGCTCGACTGTCGTGAAAGAGTCTCGCCACAGATCCCCTTCCAGAGGACGGACGTTCAGAACAGGATCAGCAGCTTGCTGGAGAAGAGGCTGACGCAGGAGTCGCGTCGGAGCTTCGGGCTGATGGAGAACCCGAAGGAGCAGGACGAGCCACTGAACCTCTGCATCAGAGACCTGAATCAACTGAAGATCAGACTGCTACGGAAGCACGGTAACGTGTACGAGTCGGGGCAAGTGAAGAGCGAGACTTCGAGCGACGGCGAGGACGTCGAGTGCATAGGCACGACGTTCCCTTCGGAGCAGGGTTATCGCCCAGGCGATCCGCTCAGTCGTAATAACAGCAACGTGAACCATAACAATAACATAATCGACCCCATGCTGGGTGCCAATCCTGGCTTCGTCTACTGGCCAAACGCAGGCGTGTTCATTCACCCCATGGCGCTGCAGTCCCAGCTGCTCTACTACCAAAAAATGGCCAACGACAAGTGCTACCCTAGGACAGTGGACCAGCCTCCCAAGGAGCAGAAGATCGTCCCCAAGTCCATCTACTCGATGATGGAGACGAAGAGTCCGCCCTTGGTGTCTCCAGCAGCTCCACCGACCCCTCAAACACCCCTGCCGCCTCCAGTCTCGCCTAGACCGAAGAGGAACGCGCCTGTGGGTCAGAGCCAAGGGCAACCGACCAAGAGGAAGCGCTCCGCGATCTTCATCCCTCCCATGCCGACGGAGAACAACAACCCCGCGACAGAGGTCAGTATTTGCAAGTTCAAGTTCACTGGCGGAGCCAAGCCCAGTCTCCAGGAGAAGAAGAGCCTGTCCGTGGATTCTGGCGGCAACTTCAGGTACTACAGCGGCACGGGGGACAAAAGCATGCGTGGCTACGAGTTCTTCCCTCGGGAGGCGCTTCAGCAGTCAGCTGGACAGTCAGGCTCGTCGACTGGAGCCTTCTTGAGCGCTGCTGGCGAGAGGATCCAGCCGATCCCCTGTCAGAGGGCCGCGAACCAGGAGGAAGGTCGGCGCAAAAGGAAGACTCGCAAGTCCTTGCAGAGGGAGAAGCTCGAGCAGACGTTCAAGGAGAAGGGCTTCCTGATCCAGACCCAGCAGCTGGAGTCCGCGGAGGGGGCGACCTACTGCAAGTTCAGGCAGCTACGGAAGTTCACCAGGTATCTGTTCCGAAGTTGGAAGGACTATCTTCCAGGGAACGTGCGCGAGCTGACAGGCGTCGCGGATGGGGAGATGCCTGAGGGGGATGTCGAGAGCGACTCGAACGTCTTGCCCTCGCCTGTACCCCATCCTAATATGGTGGACGTGTCGACCGCGTTCGTCGATGAGCATCGCGCTCTGCCTCTGACGTGA